From the genome of Streptacidiphilus rugosus AM-16, one region includes:
- a CDS encoding sensor histidine kinase, producing the protein MAVTGFRARVVALTVLIATAVVAILVVVSHVLLSRVTDTDAHDLARTRAEAVAANVTTRAGQVVLTDSSEALDEVAWVYADGRLVDGNVPGSVAESVDALARSGRSQTGVVGNYLLYARALPVDGHQAMVIVRVDLTPYETSERRSLTLSLVLGGLAVLLAGGVAHLVVRRALRVVHEMAALADEWGHHEPGRRFDLGAPRDEFGELGQTLDRLLERVETALADERRLTDEIAHELRTPLTVLRGEAQLAQMSGQPLAPEAVLGEVDRLDAAVTALLQAARARTAADAQCDLRSALRHAVAGREVELAVPARMTAAVGPDVAVALLSPLLDNALRHARSRVRVAARHEGGAIVVDVLDDGPGFDPEQVDQVFEVGMTGGDGYGLGLPVVRRIAASAGVEVRAVTEGRGHVEVTLPAARVST; encoded by the coding sequence ATGGCAGTGACCGGTTTCCGGGCCAGGGTCGTCGCCCTCACGGTGCTGATCGCCACGGCCGTGGTCGCGATACTCGTCGTGGTCTCCCACGTGCTGCTGAGCCGGGTCACGGACACCGACGCGCACGACCTGGCCCGCACCCGCGCCGAGGCGGTCGCGGCGAACGTCACCACCCGCGCGGGCCAGGTGGTCCTCACCGACAGCAGCGAGGCGCTGGACGAGGTCGCCTGGGTGTACGCCGACGGCCGCCTGGTCGACGGGAACGTGCCGGGAAGCGTCGCCGAGAGCGTCGACGCGCTCGCCCGCTCGGGCAGATCGCAGACCGGCGTCGTCGGGAACTACCTGCTCTACGCCCGGGCCCTGCCGGTCGACGGACACCAGGCCATGGTGATCGTCCGGGTGGATCTCACGCCCTACGAGACCTCCGAGCGGCGCAGCCTGACCCTGTCGCTGGTCCTGGGCGGCCTCGCGGTCCTCCTCGCGGGCGGTGTGGCACACCTCGTGGTGCGGCGTGCGCTGCGGGTCGTCCACGAGATGGCCGCGCTCGCGGACGAGTGGGGTCATCACGAGCCCGGGCGGCGCTTCGACCTCGGCGCACCCCGCGACGAGTTCGGGGAGCTGGGGCAGACGCTGGACCGCCTGCTCGAACGGGTCGAGACGGCGCTGGCCGACGAGCGCAGGCTCACCGACGAGATCGCCCACGAGCTGCGGACGCCGCTCACCGTCCTGCGGGGCGAGGCCCAGCTGGCCCAGATGTCCGGCCAGCCCCTGGCGCCGGAGGCGGTGCTCGGAGAGGTCGACCGGCTCGATGCGGCGGTCACGGCCCTCCTGCAGGCGGCGCGGGCCCGGACGGCCGCCGACGCGCAGTGCGACCTGCGGTCCGCCCTCCGGCACGCGGTCGCCGGCCGTGAGGTCGAGCTCGCCGTACCCGCCCGGATGACGGCCGCCGTGGGACCGGACGTGGCCGTGGCTCTGTTGTCGCCCCTGCTGGACAACGCGCTGCGGCATGCGAGGTCGCGGGTCCGGGTCGCCGCGCGCCACGAGGGCGGGGCGATCGTGGTCGACGTCCTGGACGACGGCCCCGGGTTCGACCCCGAGCAGGTCGACCAGGTCTTCGAAGTGGGCATGACCGGCGGCGACGGTTACGGACTGGGGCTGCCCGTCGTCCGGCGCATCGCCGCCTCCGCGGGCGTGGAGGTGCGTGCCGTCACGGAGGGCCGCGGCCACGTCGAGGTGACGCTCCCCGCGGCTCGGGTCTCCACGTAG
- a CDS encoding COG4705 family protein encodes MNSTARHRQGSGTGEVALRVPGIVAAFWIAKGLSTALGEGASDYLVQAMVPQIAVVLGFLAFVAALALQFRMRRYRAWTYWLAVAMVGIFGTMAADVMHVALGVPYTASSLLYALLLAGVFWLWRRTEGTLSIHSIDTPRREAFYWATVVATFAMGTALGDFTAFTLHLGYFASAGIFAALILVPALGHRLLGWNPVFCFWAAYVITRPLGASLADGFAKPHSSGGLGFGDAPVVLGLTALIVGVVAYLAVTRIDVQPAERPAPLPQPEHAR; translated from the coding sequence ATGAACAGCACCGCCCGCCACCGTCAGGGCTCCGGCACCGGAGAAGTGGCGCTGCGCGTCCCCGGTATCGTCGCCGCGTTCTGGATCGCCAAGGGTTTGTCGACGGCACTGGGCGAGGGTGCCTCCGACTACCTGGTCCAGGCCATGGTGCCGCAGATCGCCGTCGTCCTCGGGTTCCTGGCCTTCGTCGCGGCCCTGGCACTGCAGTTCCGGATGCGCCGCTACCGGGCGTGGACCTACTGGCTCGCCGTCGCGATGGTGGGCATTTTCGGCACCATGGCCGCCGACGTCATGCACGTCGCCCTCGGCGTCCCGTACACCGCCTCGAGCCTGTTGTACGCCCTGCTGCTCGCGGGTGTGTTCTGGCTGTGGCGGCGCACCGAGGGCACCCTGTCCATCCACAGCATCGACACCCCGCGACGGGAGGCGTTCTACTGGGCCACCGTCGTGGCGACCTTCGCGATGGGCACCGCGCTGGGCGACTTCACGGCCTTCACGCTCCACCTGGGTTACTTCGCCTCCGCCGGGATCTTCGCCGCGCTGATCCTCGTCCCTGCCCTGGGACACCGCCTGCTGGGCTGGAACCCGGTCTTCTGTTTCTGGGCCGCCTACGTCATCACGCGTCCGCTGGGGGCCTCCCTCGCCGACGGTTTCGCCAAGCCGCACTCCAGTGGCGGCCTGGGGTTCGGGGACGCGCCCGTGGTCCTCGGTCTCACCGCGCTGATCGTCGGCGTGGTCGCCTACCTGGCCGTCACCAGGATCGACGTGCAGCCCGCCGAGCGTCCCGCGCCGCTGCCGCAGCCCGAGCACGCCCGTTGA
- a CDS encoding tetratricopeptide repeat protein, producing the protein MTAPRHLRIITSAPADRAAALEGLELPPLLAAVSAHRRLRGPYTAVGTLLRSIVPDALERCPEAVARHTIEILSTTPELRALVPATRETLTSLAVPRERTRFYSKVRTLRMANGLVDFLNVYLRALGDQPRALVVHDVHHADPTDAEFLAVLLRRINPERLMVVVTTADGPLQDPADAPAETLGAAVAAYCAQVDAPASDASGEPGGPALAARYIEGDGTSDDPAQYAAYLRLPPADRQARHDLRRQALEAAGEPSLRLGAVAWHAENGSDPAGAGADVLRHALDLCMDLGFYHAVLDYGARGRRLVTYDSNPDHWWAFSTKMTTSLAALGLAEEALELYDEARELSTSPSVHMQAAYATAMIYTRHLAEENRDHAQARRWINQGIAFAGQLPEPKDRAMRTAFYRNGLALIEMHRGNREDALALVDTCLADLDAVLDPDEQALHRSVLRHNRAQLLNALGRTDEAFADFSAVIACDPNYAEYYLDRGMLLHRQGRLDEALADYDKAIELSPPFPEVYYNRAEARRDSGDLAGALADYAYVLDLNPFMTDAHINRSAVLVELAQDDPEAVGLARAGVEAGLTVAVHSPELLCLKGQLHELEGEAEEAAAAYSATLAAAADYAEAWALRGGLAHQAGDLASAIADLEQACALSDEPGFRFNLAVAYQEDARHDLAVKLLDSVVAETDDLDARVQRARSLIALGRAEDAADDLRTCAEADPSHLPRLRELAPDLSWA; encoded by the coding sequence ATGACCGCTCCGCGCCATCTCCGGATCATCACGTCCGCACCGGCGGACCGAGCCGCGGCCCTGGAAGGGCTGGAGCTGCCCCCGCTGCTGGCTGCGGTCAGCGCGCACCGCAGGCTGCGCGGGCCGTACACCGCCGTGGGCACCCTACTGCGCAGCATCGTCCCGGACGCGCTGGAGCGCTGCCCGGAGGCGGTCGCCCGGCACACCATCGAGATCCTCTCCACCACGCCCGAGCTCCGCGCCCTCGTCCCCGCGACCAGGGAGACGCTGACGTCGTTGGCGGTGCCCAGGGAGCGCACCCGCTTCTACTCCAAGGTGCGGACGCTCCGCATGGCCAACGGCCTCGTCGACTTCCTCAACGTGTACCTGCGGGCGCTGGGTGACCAGCCCCGCGCGCTGGTCGTCCACGACGTCCACCACGCCGACCCCACCGACGCCGAGTTCCTGGCCGTACTCTTGCGCCGGATCAACCCCGAGCGCCTCATGGTGGTGGTCACCACGGCGGACGGGCCCCTCCAGGACCCGGCTGACGCCCCGGCGGAAACTCTCGGCGCCGCTGTCGCCGCGTACTGCGCGCAGGTCGACGCACCGGCGTCCGACGCATCCGGCGAGCCGGGCGGACCCGCGCTCGCCGCCCGGTACATCGAGGGCGACGGCACGAGCGACGACCCGGCGCAGTACGCGGCCTACCTGCGACTGCCGCCCGCGGACCGGCAGGCCCGCCACGACCTGCGCCGCCAGGCGCTGGAGGCCGCCGGCGAGCCCTCGCTGCGCCTGGGCGCGGTCGCCTGGCACGCCGAGAACGGGAGCGACCCGGCCGGAGCCGGTGCGGACGTCCTGCGCCACGCGCTCGACCTGTGCATGGACCTCGGCTTCTACCACGCGGTCCTGGACTACGGCGCCCGCGGACGCCGCCTGGTGACGTACGACAGCAACCCCGACCACTGGTGGGCCTTCAGCACCAAGATGACGACCTCGCTGGCCGCCCTCGGCCTCGCCGAGGAGGCACTGGAGCTGTACGACGAGGCCCGCGAGCTCAGCACCTCGCCGTCGGTGCACATGCAGGCCGCGTACGCGACCGCGATGATCTACACCCGTCACCTCGCCGAGGAGAACCGGGACCACGCGCAGGCCCGCCGCTGGATCAACCAGGGGATCGCCTTCGCCGGCCAGCTGCCGGAGCCGAAGGACCGGGCGATGCGCACCGCCTTCTACCGCAACGGCCTGGCCCTCATCGAGATGCACCGAGGGAACCGCGAGGACGCGCTGGCACTGGTGGACACCTGCCTGGCCGACCTCGACGCCGTCCTGGACCCCGACGAGCAGGCCCTGCACCGGTCGGTGCTCCGGCACAACAGGGCCCAGCTGCTCAACGCGCTCGGGCGCACGGACGAGGCCTTCGCCGACTTCAGCGCGGTGATCGCCTGCGACCCCAACTACGCCGAGTACTACCTCGACCGGGGCATGCTGCTGCACCGGCAGGGGCGGCTGGACGAGGCGCTGGCCGACTACGACAAGGCCATCGAGCTCTCCCCGCCCTTCCCTGAGGTCTACTACAACCGGGCCGAGGCGCGCCGCGACTCCGGTGACCTCGCAGGCGCTCTGGCCGACTACGCGTACGTCCTGGACCTGAACCCGTTCATGACGGACGCCCACATCAACCGCAGCGCCGTGCTGGTCGAGCTGGCACAGGACGACCCCGAGGCCGTCGGGCTCGCCCGCGCCGGCGTCGAGGCCGGGCTCACGGTCGCTGTCCACAGCCCGGAGTTGCTCTGCCTCAAGGGTCAACTGCACGAGCTCGAAGGCGAAGCGGAGGAGGCCGCCGCGGCGTACTCGGCGACGCTGGCCGCGGCCGCCGACTACGCGGAGGCCTGGGCCCTGCGCGGCGGGCTTGCACACCAGGCCGGCGACCTGGCCTCGGCCATCGCGGACCTGGAACAGGCCTGCGCGTTGTCCGACGAGCCCGGATTTCGTTTCAACCTGGCGGTGGCCTACCAGGAGGACGCCCGGCACGACCTGGCCGTCAAGCTCCTCGACTCCGTCGTGGCCGAGACGGACGACCTCGACGCCCGGGTACAGCGCGCCAGGAGCCTGATCGCCCTGGGCCGGGCCGAGGACGCGGCGGACGACCTCCGAACCTGCGCCGAGGCCGACCCCTCCCACCTGCCCCGGCTGCGCGAGCTCGCCCCGGACCTGTCCTGGGCTTGA
- a CDS encoding diacylglycerol/lipid kinase family protein: MGPLQNLDLGRRTRAQAVTRPNVPGRAWPGSGRAARHGLLWVGAAGAMGLSRNRGARRAALRGLGSSALASGAARILGRQVVRHQSPQTHWPPDGTVPRATVSMPVFSGHGASAAAFATAVTLEAPWLGAAVILLTAANAVARVRTGSQLPGDAVLGAALGAGTAAATLRWWPLRDDGPADAGRPRVPVPALDGGHRLVIVVNLSSGSADTAQEELRTALPEAELMVREPGQDLQALLARAVSRARELNGALGVAGGDGTVNAAAKAAAEHGLPLAVFPAGTLNHFAADIGLFTIADTAAAVRNGHGGSVDLGRVARTGGKNENTGYFLNTFSIGIYPELVRTRESLERGLGKWPALALGLVRVLAEADPVEVELDGRRRRLWLLFAGNGRYDPPGFAPSFRRSLDDGSLDVRLVDGSHPFARTRLLAAFLTGTLARSRVYQETSVRSLRIDGLRDTDSYACDGEVDRAAESLLLDKAPHALTVYTP, encoded by the coding sequence ATGGGACCACTGCAGAACCTGGACCTCGGCCGCCGCACCCGCGCCCAGGCAGTGACGCGCCCGAACGTGCCGGGCCGCGCCTGGCCCGGGTCGGGTCGCGCCGCCCGGCACGGGCTACTGTGGGTCGGGGCCGCCGGAGCGATGGGGCTGTCCCGGAACCGGGGCGCCCGCAGAGCAGCCCTGCGCGGCCTGGGCTCCTCGGCCCTGGCGTCCGGCGCCGCCCGCATCCTCGGGCGACAGGTCGTCAGACATCAGAGCCCGCAGACCCACTGGCCTCCGGACGGAACGGTGCCCCGGGCCACCGTCAGCATGCCCGTGTTCTCGGGTCATGGGGCCTCCGCCGCCGCCTTCGCGACCGCGGTCACGCTCGAGGCGCCCTGGCTGGGCGCGGCCGTGATCCTGCTGACCGCGGCGAACGCCGTGGCCCGCGTCCGAACCGGCTCCCAGTTACCAGGGGACGCGGTGCTCGGAGCGGCCCTCGGCGCGGGTACGGCAGCCGCCACACTTCGCTGGTGGCCGCTTCGCGACGACGGACCCGCGGATGCGGGACGCCCCCGCGTTCCGGTGCCCGCCCTGGACGGAGGACACCGATTGGTGATCGTGGTCAACCTGTCCTCAGGAAGCGCGGACACCGCCCAGGAAGAGCTTCGAACGGCCCTGCCCGAAGCGGAACTGATGGTCCGTGAACCCGGTCAGGACCTCCAGGCCTTACTGGCGCGCGCCGTGTCCAGAGCGCGTGAGCTGAACGGCGCACTGGGGGTGGCCGGCGGCGACGGCACCGTCAACGCGGCGGCGAAGGCGGCGGCCGAGCACGGCCTGCCGCTTGCTGTCTTCCCGGCCGGCACGCTCAACCACTTCGCCGCGGACATCGGGTTGTTCACCATTGCGGACACCGCTGCCGCGGTACGGAACGGACACGGCGGCTCTGTTGACCTGGGCCGGGTCGCGAGAACAGGCGGGAAGAACGAGAACACCGGGTACTTCCTCAACACCTTCAGCATCGGGATCTACCCCGAGCTCGTCCGGACCCGCGAATCCCTGGAGCGCGGGCTCGGCAAATGGCCGGCCCTCGCCCTCGGCCTGGTCCGGGTGCTGGCCGAGGCGGACCCGGTCGAAGTGGAGCTGGACGGCCGACGCCGCAGGCTCTGGCTGCTGTTCGCCGGCAACGGCCGCTACGACCCACCCGGCTTCGCCCCCTCCTTCCGGCGCAGCCTCGACGACGGCAGCTTGGACGTCCGACTGGTCGACGGCAGCCATCCTTTCGCAAGGACCCGCCTGCTGGCCGCCTTCCTGACCGGGACCCTCGCCCGTTCCCGGGTCTACCAGGAGACGTCCGTCCGCAGCCTGCGCATCGACGGCTTGCGGGACACGGACTCCTACGCCTGCGACGGCGAAGTGGACCGGGCGGCCGAGAGCCTGCTCCTGGACAAGGCCCCGCATGCACTGACCGTCTACACGCCGTGA
- a CDS encoding PadR family transcriptional regulator, which produces MQRNRPPSPQTVTVLRALAADPSRWRYGYDLSSEVNLKSGSLYPILVRLADRGLLETSWEPGVGSRPPRHLYRLTGAGRDFVAALTAARSERGAAHPRPRPSEA; this is translated from the coding sequence GTGCAGCGTAACCGGCCTCCTTCACCGCAGACCGTCACCGTCCTGCGGGCGCTGGCCGCCGATCCGTCCCGGTGGCGATACGGCTACGACCTCAGCAGCGAAGTGAACCTCAAATCGGGTTCGCTGTATCCGATCCTGGTCCGGCTGGCCGACCGCGGCCTGCTCGAGACGTCCTGGGAGCCGGGTGTCGGCAGTCGGCCGCCCCGGCACCTCTACCGCCTGACCGGCGCCGGTCGCGACTTCGTGGCCGCCCTGACCGCGGCCCGTTCCGAACGTGGCGCCGCCCACCCCCGTCCTCGTCCGAGTGAGGCGTGA
- a CDS encoding DUF1206 domain-containing protein, whose amino-acid sequence MRTGGRAGFVARGVVYILVGVLALAIAFGRSAGQADRQGALRQIAAQPYGPAMLWALAVGFAGMTLWRASLAVLGENGRRKTGSRLLNAARACFYASVCWGTAVYAAGSGGGSNSDASSQDWTASALRMPGGRFLVGLAGLALAAAGIGIAVRAFQRRFLRKLQTGAMGRRTRQVVTALGLGGNVARGAVFLGAGVFVLTAAVTFDPHQAKGMDAVLRSFASTPAGPWLLVLVAAGLVLFGGFSFASARWRRF is encoded by the coding sequence ATGCGGACCGGGGGCCGGGCCGGGTTCGTCGCCCGCGGAGTCGTCTACATCCTCGTGGGTGTGCTCGCGCTCGCGATCGCCTTCGGCAGGAGCGCCGGCCAGGCGGACCGGCAAGGCGCACTGCGGCAGATCGCCGCGCAGCCCTACGGGCCGGCCATGCTCTGGGCCCTTGCCGTTGGATTCGCCGGCATGACGCTGTGGCGAGCCTCGCTGGCGGTCCTGGGTGAGAACGGCCGCAGGAAGACCGGAAGCCGACTGCTCAACGCGGCGCGCGCGTGCTTCTACGCCTCGGTCTGCTGGGGCACCGCGGTGTACGCCGCGGGCAGCGGAGGCGGCTCGAACAGCGACGCCAGCTCGCAGGACTGGACGGCGTCAGCCCTCAGGATGCCGGGAGGCCGGTTCCTGGTGGGCCTCGCCGGGCTGGCGCTGGCGGCCGCGGGCATCGGGATCGCCGTGCGGGCCTTCCAGCGGCGCTTCCTCAGGAAACTGCAGACGGGGGCCATGGGCCGCCGCACCCGCCAGGTCGTGACCGCCCTGGGCCTTGGCGGCAATGTGGCGCGTGGGGCGGTCTTCCTCGGTGCAGGCGTTTTCGTCCTGACTGCGGCGGTCACCTTCGACCCGCACCAGGCCAAGGGCATGGACGCCGTCCTGCGCAGCTTCGCGAGCACCCCGGCGGGCCCCTGGCTGCTGGTCCTGGTGGCGGCTGGGCTCGTGCTCTTCGGTGGATTCTCGTTCGCGTCGGCCCGCTGGCGCAGGTTCTAG
- a CDS encoding COG4705 family protein: MTTATHARQRSGRLMLNKVPEVTVWFWVIKVLCTTVGESFADWINMQLGVGLVNTAWIFTAVFVVVLAVQLRLRRYVPFPYWLTVVVVSVTGTLYTDILTDQLNVPLWISAAVFSVLLAVVFGVWWTRERTLSIHSVTTFSRESFYWLTVLVTFALGTATGDWTLELTGWSPGVSVLLPLGLIAAITALWRFGANPVLSFWLAYILTRPLGANIGDWLASPKVAQNPGDPTGLALGTFTTSLIFLGLILATVVYLTVTRSDVTETWEATHPEHLTANPGRERVALGGFVALAAATAALLVWAHGRPHVGPAPETDTTVAVQLPPGQAVAKFPAAKVAALRTLATTSLTDARSGNSKGAHAAAQSLRDLWDADQDSLQPLDNTGWTSVDAQMDKVLKTFGIDHSNPPMSAAQQETELTALLADLR; this comes from the coding sequence ATGACAACGGCAACTCACGCACGCCAACGCAGCGGGCGTCTCATGCTCAACAAGGTTCCCGAGGTCACCGTCTGGTTCTGGGTGATCAAGGTCCTGTGCACGACGGTCGGCGAGAGCTTCGCCGACTGGATCAACATGCAGCTGGGCGTCGGCCTGGTGAACACGGCCTGGATCTTCACCGCGGTCTTCGTGGTGGTGCTGGCCGTCCAGCTGCGCCTGAGGCGGTACGTGCCGTTCCCTTACTGGCTGACCGTGGTCGTCGTCAGCGTCACCGGCACCCTGTACACCGACATCCTGACCGACCAGCTGAACGTGCCGCTGTGGATCAGCGCCGCGGTCTTCTCGGTCCTGCTCGCCGTGGTCTTCGGCGTGTGGTGGACGCGTGAGCGCACGTTGTCGATCCACTCGGTCACCACGTTCTCCCGCGAGTCGTTCTACTGGCTCACGGTCCTGGTCACCTTCGCGCTCGGCACCGCGACCGGCGACTGGACGCTGGAGCTGACCGGCTGGAGCCCCGGCGTCTCGGTGCTGCTGCCGCTCGGCCTGATCGCGGCGATCACGGCGCTGTGGCGGTTCGGCGCCAACCCGGTGCTGTCCTTCTGGCTCGCCTACATCCTGACCCGCCCGCTCGGCGCCAACATCGGCGACTGGCTCGCCTCCCCGAAGGTCGCCCAGAACCCCGGCGACCCGACCGGCCTCGCGCTGGGCACCTTCACCACCAGCCTGATCTTCCTCGGTCTGATCCTGGCCACCGTGGTCTACCTGACCGTGACCCGCTCCGATGTGACCGAGACCTGGGAGGCGACCCACCCCGAACACCTCACGGCGAACCCGGGCAGGGAGCGCGTCGCGCTGGGCGGCTTTGTGGCACTGGCCGCCGCCACCGCAGCCCTGCTGGTCTGGGCCCACGGCCGGCCGCATGTCGGCCCGGCGCCGGAGACCGACACCACCGTGGCCGTCCAGCTGCCCCCGGGCCAGGCGGTCGCGAAGTTCCCCGCCGCCAAGGTCGCGGCCCTGCGGACGCTGGCCACCACCTCGCTCACGGACGCCAGGTCCGGCAACTCCAAGGGGGCCCACGCGGCCGCCCAGTCGCTGCGCGACCTGTGGGACGCCGACCAGGACTCGCTCCAGCCGCTGGACAACACCGGCTGGACCTCCGTCGACGCCCAGATGGACAAGGTCCTGAAGACCTTCGGCATCGACCACTCGAACCCGCCGATGTCGGCCGCCCAGCAGGAGACCGAACTCACCGCCCTTCTCGCGGACCTGCGCTGA
- a CDS encoding TetR/AcrR family transcriptional regulator: MAVDVPSSSTHGGDGGGARHTACPVSTGTQPRARAVPERPRGGARAPRGSLSRALIIDHVLQFLDANGLAAFSMRALAAELGVGTMALYTHFPSKDELLRSALDHALADCVPPATGGSWDQQLRAAWTALYQLFTSRPAVLDLLRDAAGRDEVTDAATDALDRMLGLLSAAGLQQADAARAYGTLARFTIGSALRENHLAARPDTLASLRDRVAHPPENRPHLAQLAPMLLDCAQDSPGQYQYGLDLILAGLRERRPPNERSDVA, encoded by the coding sequence ATGGCTGTAGACGTTCCGAGTTCGTCGACCCATGGTGGTGACGGCGGCGGTGCCCGCCACACGGCATGCCCGGTGTCGACCGGTACGCAGCCGCGGGCCCGAGCCGTTCCGGAGCGTCCACGCGGCGGAGCGCGTGCCCCTCGGGGTTCCCTCAGCCGGGCCCTGATCATCGATCACGTCCTGCAGTTCCTGGACGCGAACGGGCTGGCGGCGTTCTCCATGCGCGCGCTGGCCGCGGAACTGGGCGTGGGCACCATGGCGCTCTACACCCACTTCCCCAGCAAGGACGAACTGCTGCGCTCCGCGCTGGACCACGCGCTGGCCGACTGCGTGCCGCCGGCCACCGGCGGCAGCTGGGACCAGCAGCTGCGCGCCGCCTGGACCGCGCTGTACCAGCTGTTCACCAGCAGACCCGCCGTGCTGGACCTCCTGCGGGACGCAGCCGGCCGCGACGAGGTGACGGACGCCGCGACGGACGCACTGGACCGGATGCTGGGCCTGCTGTCCGCAGCAGGACTCCAGCAGGCCGACGCTGCACGCGCCTACGGGACCCTGGCCCGCTTCACCATCGGATCGGCGCTGCGCGAGAACCACCTCGCCGCACGTCCCGACACACTGGCCTCCCTCCGCGACCGCGTCGCCCATCCGCCCGAGAACCGACCCCACCTCGCCCAACTGGCCCCGATGCTGCTGGACTGCGCCCAGGACAGCCCCGGCCAGTACCAGTACGGACTCGACCTCATCCTGGCCGGCCTGCGCGAACGACGACCGCCGAACGAGAGGTCCGACGTCGCCTGA
- a CDS encoding DUF6131 family protein — protein MIILGVILLVIGFVTGITILWTIGIILAVIGLILWVLGAVGREVAGRRHYW, from the coding sequence GTGATCATCCTCGGAGTCATTCTGCTCGTCATCGGCTTCGTCACCGGCATCACGATCCTGTGGACCATCGGAATCATCCTGGCCGTCATCGGCCTGATCCTCTGGGTCCTCGGCGCGGTAGGGCGCGAGGTCGCCGGACGAAGGCACTACTGGTAG
- a CDS encoding hemerythrin domain-containing protein, translating to MPLTAPGTRAWSPNQIENEVMYPRVRELVPDLEQDILESFEEHHVADVLCMELSAMDPDDGQFTAKATVLIENVDHHIDEEEGDWFPKVREALGRKELQEIGEQLLEARKTAPRKPEQPSAVRKAADAVLG from the coding sequence TTGCCGCTGACCGCACCGGGCACCCGCGCCTGGTCGCCCAACCAGATCGAGAACGAGGTCATGTATCCGCGGGTGCGGGAGCTCGTGCCGGATCTGGAGCAGGACATCCTCGAGTCGTTCGAGGAGCATCACGTCGCGGACGTGCTGTGCATGGAACTCTCCGCGATGGACCCCGACGACGGGCAATTCACCGCCAAGGCCACCGTGCTGATCGAGAACGTCGACCACCACATCGACGAGGAGGAGGGCGACTGGTTCCCCAAGGTCCGCGAGGCACTGGGCCGCAAGGAGCTTCAGGAGATCGGCGAGCAACTGCTGGAAGCCAGGAAAACCGCGCCGCGCAAGCCCGAACAGCCCAGCGCCGTGCGCAAGGCCGCGGATGCCGTTCTCGGCTGA
- a CDS encoding SRPBCC family protein yields the protein MSKVQESIDVDVPIGTAYNQWTQFEDFPKFMDGVEEITQIGMVSFHPIDATHTRVMLAMDFQPEGITEKAADMTGMLDRQVKGDLKRFKHFIEERGIETGGYRGRL from the coding sequence ATGAGCAAGGTCCAGGAGTCGATCGACGTGGACGTGCCGATCGGGACCGCGTACAACCAGTGGACGCAGTTCGAGGACTTCCCGAAGTTCATGGACGGCGTCGAGGAGATCACGCAGATCGGCATGGTGTCCTTCCACCCGATCGACGCGACCCACACCCGCGTCATGCTGGCCATGGACTTCCAGCCCGAAGGCATCACGGAGAAGGCCGCCGACATGACGGGCATGCTGGACCGGCAGGTGAAGGGCGATCTCAAACGGTTCAAGCACTTCATCGAGGAACGCGGCATCGAGACGGGCGGATACCGCGGCCGCCTGTGA
- a CDS encoding response regulator transcription factor, translating into MAFVVVCEDDAAVRGVLRRALEHDGHTVACAATADGLLRQLDPAPQLVVLDLGLPDADGRDVCLALRARGIDAPVLMLTALDGLHHKVGGFEAGADDYMTKPFDIPELLVRVRALLRRATAPPAPQEVALDPARHVVTHGPVSESLTPTEFRLLGRLISSQGDTVRRHALIAAGWPHGAQVSDNTLDSYVRRLRTKLQPLGVAERLATVRGVGYRWQ; encoded by the coding sequence GTGGCTTTTGTTGTGGTGTGCGAGGACGACGCGGCGGTGCGCGGCGTCCTGCGGCGTGCCCTGGAGCATGACGGCCACACCGTCGCCTGCGCCGCCACGGCGGACGGCCTGCTGCGGCAGCTGGATCCGGCGCCGCAGTTGGTCGTGCTGGACCTCGGGCTGCCGGACGCCGACGGCCGCGACGTCTGCCTGGCGCTTCGCGCGCGCGGCATCGACGCGCCGGTGCTCATGCTCACCGCCCTGGACGGTCTGCACCACAAGGTCGGCGGCTTCGAGGCCGGCGCCGACGACTACATGACCAAGCCCTTCGACATCCCGGAGCTGCTGGTCCGCGTCCGCGCCCTGCTGCGCCGGGCGACCGCGCCTCCCGCCCCGCAGGAAGTGGCCCTCGATCCGGCCAGGCACGTGGTGACCCACGGCCCGGTCAGTGAGAGCCTCACACCGACCGAGTTCCGGCTGCTGGGCCGCCTCATCTCCTCACAGGGCGACACGGTCCGCCGCCACGCCCTGATCGCGGCAGGTTGGCCGCACGGCGCACAGGTCAGCGACAACACCCTCGACTCCTATGTGCGCCGGCTGCGGACCAAGCTCCAGCCGCTGGGCGTGGCCGAGCGCCTGGCGACGGTCCGCGGCGTGGGGTACCGATGGCAGTGA